A genome region from Mycolicibacterium litorale includes the following:
- a CDS encoding zinc-dependent alcohol dehydrogenase: MRAAIITAPEKTEVLEVPTPTVGARDVLVRIRACGICGSDSLYISIGGLPPRQGHMPIGHEPAGEVVDVGGEVSGVAVGDRVVVNPMALADDIIGNGGSTGALADYLLIKDAVRGVSLEVVPDHIPYEVAALNEPMAVARHAVNQVAPRQSDQVVVFGAGPIGLGITIALKSLGVRHVIVADILPERLDKALKVGADAVINSHDEDLTARLIELHGPGDSMWPDRAGTDIFLDAAGVPAVIDAAFGAAKRGAKLGVVAVHKEPISIDFMNVMSNELTIVGSMGYPTEIFEVTKDIVENWEKYNVIISHTFAFDELAEALQCVATPGAADKVVITFE, translated from the coding sequence GTGAGAGCAGCCATCATCACCGCTCCCGAGAAGACCGAGGTCCTCGAGGTGCCGACGCCCACCGTCGGGGCTCGAGACGTCCTGGTGCGTATTCGGGCTTGCGGCATCTGCGGATCCGACAGCCTGTACATCTCCATCGGCGGTCTACCGCCGCGGCAAGGGCATATGCCGATCGGTCACGAGCCGGCCGGTGAGGTCGTCGACGTCGGTGGCGAGGTGAGCGGTGTCGCCGTCGGTGACCGGGTCGTGGTCAATCCGATGGCGTTGGCCGACGACATCATCGGCAACGGCGGGTCCACCGGCGCGCTGGCCGACTACCTGCTCATCAAGGATGCCGTGCGCGGTGTGAGCCTCGAGGTCGTGCCCGACCACATCCCGTACGAGGTCGCGGCGCTCAACGAACCCATGGCGGTCGCACGTCACGCGGTGAACCAGGTGGCGCCCCGGCAGAGTGACCAAGTGGTGGTCTTCGGTGCGGGGCCGATCGGCCTCGGCATCACCATCGCTCTGAAATCCCTTGGCGTCCGGCATGTGATCGTGGCCGACATCCTGCCGGAGCGGCTGGACAAGGCGCTGAAGGTCGGTGCGGACGCCGTCATCAACTCTCACGACGAGGACCTGACCGCGCGGTTGATCGAACTCCACGGGCCCGGTGATTCGATGTGGCCTGACAGGGCAGGCACCGACATCTTCCTGGATGCGGCCGGGGTGCCGGCCGTGATCGACGCGGCCTTCGGCGCTGCCAAACGCGGCGCCAAGCTCGGCGTCGTCGCCGTCCACAAGGAGCCCATCAGCATCGACTTCATGAACGTCATGAGCAATGAACTGACGATCGTCGGATCGATGGGATATCCGACCGAGATCTTCGAGGTCACCAAGGACATCGTCGAGAACTGGGAGAAGTACAACGTGATCATCAGTCACACGTTTGCTTTCGACGAGCTCGCGGAGGCATTGCAGTGCGTCGCCACGCCCGGCGCGGCCGACAAGGTCGTGATCACCTTCGAGTAA
- a CDS encoding SDR family NAD(P)-dependent oxidoreductase: MINRVLFDFTGATALITGGTSGIGHATASLLRDSGAHVTITGTKAAPEDYDADLSGMDYRQLALTDPGSVVTLADSFTELDILINNAGANFPGGLDEATADGFAASVELNLLAPFRLTERLHGALKASKAIGGASVVMLGSMAAIRAVPVVPGYGSGKAGVLALTRNLAARWAADGIRVNAVVPGVVATRMTAPMDLVPDIKKDQEDHILLRRFAEPDEIASPILYMCSGNASYSTGSALIVDGGYSVF, translated from the coding sequence ATGATCAACCGGGTTCTGTTCGACTTCACCGGCGCGACCGCACTGATCACCGGCGGCACGAGCGGCATCGGACACGCGACGGCATCGCTGCTGCGCGACAGCGGTGCACATGTCACGATCACCGGGACCAAGGCGGCACCCGAAGACTACGACGCCGACTTGTCAGGGATGGACTATCGCCAGTTGGCGCTCACTGACCCGGGCAGCGTTGTGACATTGGCTGATTCGTTCACCGAGTTGGACATCCTCATCAACAACGCCGGGGCCAACTTCCCTGGCGGCCTCGACGAAGCGACCGCGGACGGATTCGCCGCATCGGTGGAACTCAACCTGCTGGCGCCCTTCCGGTTGACCGAACGCCTGCACGGTGCGCTCAAGGCGTCGAAAGCCATTGGCGGCGCGAGCGTCGTGATGCTCGGGTCGATGGCTGCGATACGCGCCGTACCGGTGGTGCCCGGGTACGGGTCCGGGAAGGCAGGCGTACTGGCGTTGACTCGGAACCTCGCGGCGCGATGGGCCGCGGACGGTATCCGGGTCAACGCCGTCGTCCCCGGAGTCGTGGCCACCCGGATGACCGCACCGATGGACCTCGTCCCCGATATCAAGAAGGACCAGGAGGACCACATCCTTCTCCGCCGGTTCGCCGAACCGGACGAGATCGCGAGTCCGATCCTGTACATGTGCAGCGGCAATGCGTCCTACAGCACCGGATCTGCGCTGATCGTCGACGGCGGCTACAGCGTGTTCTGA
- a CDS encoding MBL fold metallo-hydrolase, whose translation MTDYEPVYLSRPGGDDILGAGAPAEEVSPGIWLSPGLSNSYLLTTGEGRIVLNTGMGFEGPVHRANYDAIDTAPIRYVILTQGHVDHVGGIDSVADPDSDIVAQANWETWRRDNDVLAAFRAQNSSFAWVDKVMDTITRTAQRFGPPPPQSVPEPTIVFEEELTLELGGRRLELYATPGGETTDSLVVWLPDEGVCLCGNVFGALFGHIPNLVTMRGDRYRDALTVAESIDRVRALGAETLLTGHFGPIVGKDRIEWELTRLRDAVTYIHDKTVEGMNAGKDVHTLMREVVLPPELQVGEGYGMVRWNIRAIWETYAGWFHHRSTTELYADSPDRADADLLELAGVAPVLERARTLLAAGDTVRAIRLAEIVYRVHPGDNAARQVLIAAHEALLQGSTNFWEAAWLRKEIKGLS comes from the coding sequence ATGACCGACTACGAACCCGTCTATCTGAGCCGTCCTGGCGGCGACGACATCCTCGGCGCGGGCGCGCCGGCCGAGGAGGTCAGCCCTGGAATTTGGCTCTCCCCAGGGCTGTCCAACTCGTACCTGCTGACCACCGGCGAGGGCCGGATCGTGCTGAACACGGGGATGGGCTTCGAGGGTCCGGTGCATCGGGCGAACTACGACGCCATCGACACCGCACCGATCCGCTACGTCATCCTCACGCAGGGACACGTCGACCACGTCGGCGGCATCGACTCGGTGGCCGATCCCGACAGCGACATCGTGGCCCAAGCGAACTGGGAGACGTGGCGGCGGGACAACGATGTGCTGGCGGCTTTCCGCGCGCAGAACTCCTCCTTCGCGTGGGTCGACAAAGTGATGGACACGATCACGCGCACCGCGCAACGATTCGGTCCCCCGCCGCCCCAGAGCGTGCCGGAGCCGACGATCGTTTTCGAAGAAGAGCTCACCCTCGAACTGGGTGGCCGCCGATTGGAGCTGTACGCGACACCGGGCGGTGAGACCACCGACAGCCTGGTGGTGTGGCTACCTGACGAGGGTGTCTGTCTGTGCGGCAACGTGTTCGGAGCGCTCTTCGGACACATCCCCAATCTGGTCACCATGCGCGGTGACCGCTACCGGGACGCGCTGACGGTGGCGGAATCGATCGACCGGGTCCGCGCGCTGGGCGCGGAGACGTTGCTCACCGGCCATTTCGGCCCGATCGTCGGGAAAGACCGGATCGAATGGGAGCTGACTCGGCTACGCGACGCCGTCACCTACATCCACGACAAAACCGTCGAAGGGATGAACGCCGGCAAGGACGTTCACACCCTGATGCGCGAAGTCGTGCTGCCGCCCGAACTCCAAGTCGGAGAAGGCTACGGCATGGTGCGGTGGAACATCCGGGCGATCTGGGAGACCTACGCGGGCTGGTTCCATCATCGTTCCACGACCGAACTCTATGCCGACAGCCCGGACCGCGCCGATGCCGACCTACTCGAACTGGCCGGTGTGGCACCGGTTCTCGAACGGGCTCGGACCCTGCTGGCAGCCGGCGACACCGTGCGGGCGATTCGGCTGGCCGAGATCGTGTACCGGGTCCATCCCGGAGACAACGCTGCCCGGCAGGTATTGATCGCGGCGCACGAGGCACTGCTGCAGGGCAGCACGAATTTCTGGGAAGCGGCCTGGCTGCGCAAAGAGATCAAGGGACTGTCATGA
- a CDS encoding sulfotransferase family protein: MPDSALVIEDLTCPVLTATQREILEHTESLAVDLTPEVLIGRAIEYTGLDDFGAADFRPRLDAYARAADADSGNTNLNRLILQNRIVRLLSQRLLLTDLLRRYPEIHDIEIERPIIVVGLPRSGTTHLVNLIASDARRRALPYWESQEPFPLRGEGADVNGVDPRFTRSVAEHQSAMMMTPLVQAMHDRFPQAIEEEVELLDLDFASYVLEWHGRVPQWRDFYLGLNQDEHYGYLRTILKALTFLRGPRQWVLKSPQHCEQLGPLIRTFPDATVAFTHRDPVAVIQSAVTMLAYGDRIRRTEIDPYGLVDYWVDRIERLLQACVRDRELVAAERSLDISFHQLNGNELSILERLYAANGTEFSAEAQTAFRAYLDDNPRGKHGRLQYELKGHFGRSPDEIRSRFGFYFDRFDIREEA, translated from the coding sequence ATGCCCGACAGTGCCCTGGTCATCGAGGATCTGACGTGCCCGGTTCTCACTGCGACGCAGCGAGAGATCCTGGAGCACACGGAGTCTCTGGCTGTGGACCTGACTCCGGAGGTACTCATCGGCAGGGCGATCGAGTACACAGGGCTGGACGATTTCGGGGCGGCTGACTTCAGGCCACGGCTCGACGCCTACGCACGAGCCGCCGATGCCGACAGCGGCAACACGAACCTCAACCGACTCATCCTGCAGAATCGGATCGTCCGGCTGCTGTCGCAACGGCTGCTGTTGACCGATCTGCTGCGCCGTTATCCCGAGATCCACGACATCGAGATCGAACGGCCCATCATCGTCGTCGGCCTTCCGCGCTCGGGGACCACCCATCTCGTGAATCTCATCGCCTCGGATGCACGCCGGCGCGCCCTGCCGTACTGGGAGAGCCAGGAGCCTTTCCCGCTGCGCGGCGAGGGAGCCGACGTCAACGGCGTCGACCCCAGGTTCACCCGAAGCGTCGCGGAACACCAGTCGGCGATGATGATGACCCCGCTGGTGCAGGCGATGCACGACAGATTCCCCCAGGCCATCGAGGAGGAGGTCGAGCTCCTCGATCTCGACTTCGCGAGCTACGTGCTGGAATGGCACGGCCGGGTTCCGCAGTGGCGGGACTTCTATCTCGGGTTGAACCAGGACGAGCACTACGGATACCTGCGCACGATCCTCAAGGCGCTGACCTTCCTGCGCGGACCGCGGCAGTGGGTGCTCAAATCGCCCCAACACTGTGAACAACTGGGGCCACTGATTCGCACCTTCCCCGACGCGACCGTGGCGTTCACCCACCGCGATCCGGTCGCCGTCATCCAATCTGCCGTCACCATGCTGGCGTACGGGGATCGCATCCGTCGCACTGAAATCGACCCATACGGCCTGGTGGACTATTGGGTGGACCGGATCGAACGGCTGCTGCAGGCGTGTGTGCGCGACCGGGAGTTGGTCGCGGCCGAGCGCAGCCTGGACATCTCCTTCCACCAACTCAACGGGAACGAACTGTCGATCCTGGAGAGGCTGTACGCCGCCAACGGGACGGAGTTCTCCGCGGAGGCGCAGACGGCGTTCCGCGCTTACCTCGATGACAACCCACGGGGTAAGCACGGCCGGCTGCAGTACGAGCTGAAAGGCCACTTCGGACGGTCTCCGGACGAGATTCGTTCGCGCTTCGGCTTCTACTTCGACCGCTTCGACATTCGCGAGGAAGCATGA
- a CDS encoding IclR family transcriptional regulator, which translates to MNASKLGPPRETGQDPSPPTRRVVAVVELLAQASTSPLTLAEICRELRISRSTGYAILSTLCSADWAVRDPLSGRYTLGAGLPSTPVNTPVSRVLREPLRRLCSAVGMAACVSEVQGGFIAVIESAAPNSGRAQVQAGQRLPFIAPFGREFVAWAPTATRREWLDAAGPVNDAYRARMPEVLKEIQRRGYGIERLSGPLVKVYTALLALEDGNEPDPVAARLAGAVADLTIVDVLPDEMAQIEQCRIATISAPIFDGQGNVVMSVSAQPYRQLTQQHVRRIGDQVIEFGEHVKSLIAQQLLPADANPVTPASR; encoded by the coding sequence GTGAACGCTTCCAAGCTAGGACCGCCTCGCGAAACCGGTCAAGACCCGTCGCCTCCAACTCGCCGCGTCGTCGCCGTCGTCGAACTGCTCGCACAGGCGTCCACGTCACCGCTGACGCTCGCCGAAATATGCCGTGAGCTGCGGATCAGTCGATCCACCGGATACGCCATCCTGAGCACGCTGTGTTCGGCCGACTGGGCTGTCCGCGACCCGCTCAGTGGGAGGTACACCCTGGGCGCCGGCCTGCCGAGCACGCCGGTCAACACGCCGGTGTCGCGAGTACTGCGTGAACCCCTGCGTCGACTCTGTTCAGCGGTCGGGATGGCCGCCTGTGTCTCCGAGGTCCAGGGCGGCTTCATCGCCGTCATCGAATCGGCGGCGCCCAACTCCGGGCGAGCCCAAGTGCAGGCCGGGCAACGGCTGCCCTTCATCGCACCGTTCGGACGTGAGTTCGTCGCGTGGGCGCCGACCGCAACGCGCCGGGAGTGGCTGGACGCGGCAGGTCCGGTCAACGACGCCTATCGCGCACGTATGCCCGAGGTACTCAAGGAGATACAGCGACGCGGATATGGCATCGAGCGGCTCAGCGGGCCCCTCGTCAAGGTGTACACCGCGCTGCTGGCGCTGGAAGACGGCAACGAGCCGGACCCGGTGGCAGCACGACTGGCCGGCGCCGTTGCCGATCTGACGATCGTCGATGTGCTGCCCGACGAGATGGCGCAGATCGAGCAGTGTCGGATCGCGACCATCTCCGCGCCGATCTTCGACGGTCAGGGCAACGTGGTGATGTCGGTGTCTGCGCAGCCCTACCGGCAGCTCACACAGCAACACGTTCGCCGTATCGGCGATCAGGTGATCGAGTTCGGCGAGCATGTCAAATCGCTGATTGCACAACAGCTTCTGCCTGCCGACGCCAACCCTGTCACCCCGGCGTCCCGATGA
- a CDS encoding cytochrome P450, with product MSETRLLYNPFTPEFQNELWDVYRTMRDDHPVYQDPNGEFYALTRFADVWAAAADHETFSSRVAEANDLLPQLIFIDPPRHGALRKLVSRAFTARRVTAMEDTIRKCVEALLDDIATKGVCEFQHDYAAVIPSVAVGGMIGLDEQYLAPMRTWTEAFIGLNTDRALEAAMNIYAMFAELLAERRRSPRDDLMTALLNAEIDGERLRDEELLGFCLLLVLGGNDTTASLIGSGLVLLLRHPEQLDLVRRDPSLWPSAIEETNRMDAPTQALPRTATRDVELHGVTIPAGSRVMLVWGAANHDEREFPDPERFDVRRGAKRHASFGHGAHFCMGSGLARLEARLAFAEWFTRFPECALADEPTRVTSSWARVFESIPLRLG from the coding sequence ATGTCTGAGACACGACTTCTCTACAACCCGTTCACGCCGGAGTTCCAGAACGAACTGTGGGATGTCTACCGCACCATGCGCGACGACCACCCTGTATACCAGGACCCGAACGGCGAGTTCTACGCGCTGACCCGGTTCGCCGATGTCTGGGCCGCCGCGGCCGATCACGAGACGTTCTCCAGCCGTGTGGCGGAGGCGAACGATCTACTGCCCCAGCTCATTTTCATCGATCCGCCGCGGCACGGCGCGCTGCGCAAGCTGGTATCCCGGGCCTTCACCGCGCGCCGGGTGACCGCCATGGAGGACACGATCAGGAAGTGCGTCGAAGCGCTACTCGACGACATCGCGACCAAGGGTGTCTGCGAATTCCAGCACGACTATGCGGCGGTCATTCCCAGCGTCGCGGTGGGCGGGATGATCGGCCTCGACGAGCAGTACCTCGCCCCCATGCGCACCTGGACCGAGGCGTTCATCGGCCTGAACACCGACAGGGCCCTCGAAGCCGCCATGAACATCTATGCGATGTTCGCGGAATTGCTCGCGGAACGCCGTCGCAGCCCGCGAGACGATCTGATGACCGCACTACTCAACGCCGAGATCGACGGTGAACGGCTCCGCGACGAAGAACTGCTCGGCTTCTGCCTGCTGCTGGTGTTGGGCGGCAACGACACGACAGCCAGCTTGATCGGCTCCGGCCTCGTCCTCCTCCTGCGCCACCCTGAGCAGCTCGACCTGGTGCGCCGCGACCCGTCACTGTGGCCATCGGCGATCGAGGAGACGAACCGGATGGATGCGCCCACCCAGGCGCTGCCTCGGACCGCCACCCGCGACGTCGAGCTCCACGGCGTCACGATCCCGGCCGGCTCTCGGGTGATGCTGGTGTGGGGCGCGGCCAACCACGACGAACGCGAGTTCCCTGATCCGGAGCGATTCGATGTCAGGCGAGGCGCGAAGCGTCACGCCTCGTTCGGCCACGGCGCACACTTCTGCATGGGCTCCGGGTTGGCGCGACTGGAGGCCCGCCTCGCCTTCGCGGAGTGGTTCACACGATTTCCCGAATGCGCGCTGGCAGACGAGCCCACACGCGTCACGTCCAGCTGGGCCCGCGTCTTCGAGTCCATTCCGCTGCGGCTGGGATGA